The following proteins come from a genomic window of Eleginops maclovinus isolate JMC-PN-2008 ecotype Puerto Natales chromosome 8, JC_Emac_rtc_rv5, whole genome shotgun sequence:
- the LOC134868238 gene encoding LOW QUALITY PROTEIN: hydroxycarboxylic acid receptor 3-like (The sequence of the model RefSeq protein was modified relative to this genomic sequence to represent the inferred CDS: deleted 1 base in 1 codon) translates to MNHTPPAECCAFESPILDQVLPPILIMEFMFGLMGNVVALWMFIFHMDEWKPNSVYLTHLAVADSIVLFCLPFRADYYRRGKNWVHGDAMCRILLFLLAANRAAGIFFLTAVAVDRYFKIVHPRSCINRMGLGYALWVSLGLWALIFLATGYLLANEHFFYNRNQTQCESFNICMGFSPLSTWHNTFYVTQFFLPTLIVAFCSFRITWQLRVRTMDKKGKIKRAVQFVLAVALIFIICFFPSTISRIAVWILKAWYDECKYFQEANLAFYTSVCFTYFNSVLNPVVYYFSSPAFSGTFKKLLNKLLGRTEEDQDQMDSTQGNVSTVDKRKI, encoded by the exons ATGAATCACACTCCTCCAGCCGAGTGCTGCGCCTTCGAGTCGCCCATCCTGGACCAGGTTTTGCCTCCAATACTGATCATGGAGTTCATGTTTGGGCTGATGGGGAACGTTGTCGCCCTGTGGATGTTCATCTTTCACATGGACGAATGGAAGCCCAACTCTGTGTACCTGACTCACCTGGCTGTTGCCGACTCCATCGTGCTGTTCTGCCTGCCTTTCAGGGCC GACTACTACAGGCGTGGAAAGAACTGGGTGCACGGCGATGCCATGTGTCGCATCCTGCTCTTTCTGCTGGCAGCCAACCGTGCGGCAGGGATTTTCTTCCTCACGGCTGTAGCTGTTGACCGTTACTTCAAGATTGTCCACCCAAGGAGCTGTATCAACCGGATGGGTCTCGGCTACGCTCTCTGGGTCTCCCTTGGCCTCTGGGCTCTGATTTTTCTTGCCACAGGGTATCTACTTGCGAATGAGCACTTCTTCTACAACAGAAACCAAACCCAGTGTGAGAGTTTCAACATCTGCATGGGCTTCAGTCCCCTCTCCACCTGGCACAACACTTTCTACGTCACCCAGTTCTTCCTGCCCACCTTAATCGTCGCTTTCTGCTCCTTCAGAATTACATGGCAGTTGAGAGTCAGGACTATGGACAAGAAGGGGAAAATCAAACGAGCCGTTCAGTTTGTCTTGGCTGTGGCGTTGATTTTTATTATCTGCTTCTTTCCCAGCACCATATCACGCATTGCTGTCTGGATCCTCAAGGCATGGTACGATGAATGCAAATACTTCCAAGAGGCCAACCTGGCATTTTACACTTCGGTGTGTTTCACATACTTCAACAGCGTCCTCAACCCTGTGGTGTATTATTTCTCGAGCCCTGCCTTCAGCGGCACCTTCAAAAAGCTCCTGAATAAACTGCTTGGAAGGACAGAGGAAGACCAAGATCAGATGGATTCAACTCAGGGCAACGTTTCCACTGTTGATAAAAGAAAGATTTAA
- the denr gene encoding density-regulated protein: MATTEMESSSLESRPDHGIITYNSDSKYPLKVLYCGVCSLPTEYCEYMPEPAKCRQWLEKNFPDVFARMTVGPASNAPKQEVGAGESPPGGEEEEKKKQKRGGRGQIKQKKKTVPQKITIAKIPRAKKKYVTRVCGMNTFDIELKEAQRFFAQKFSCGASVTAEDEIIIQGDFTDDIIDVIQEKWPEVDDESIEDLGEVKK; the protein is encoded by the exons ATGGCTACTACTGAAATGGAATCAAGTTCTTTGGAAAGCAGACCAGACCATGGAATTATAACTTATAACTCTGATTCAAAATATCCACTGAAAGTACTTTACTGTGGAG tgtgCTCTCTGCCTACAGAG TACTGTGAGTACATGCCTGAGCCAGCCAAATGTAGGCAATGGCTTGAGAAGAACTTTCCAGATGTGTTTGCCAGGATGACAGTAG GCCCAGCATCGAATGCTCCCAAGCAGGAAGTCGGCGCTGGAGAATCTCCCCCTggaggcgaggaggaggagaaaaagaaacagaagagag GTGGAAGAGGCCAgatcaaacagaaaaagaagactGTGCCTCAGAAAATCACAATAGCAAAAATCCCAAGAGCCAAGAAGAAATATGTCACAAGAGTGTGTGGCATGAACACATTTG ACATTGAACTCAAAGAGGCTCAGCGATTCTTTGCCCAGAAATTCTCTTGTGGTGCCTCAGTTACAGCTGAGGATGAAATAATCATTCAGGGAGACTTTACAGATGACATAATCGACGTGATTCAAGAGAAGTGGCCTGAG GTGGATGATGAAAGTATCGAAGACCTGGGTGAAGTCAAGAAGTGA
- the ccdc62 gene encoding coiled-coil domain-containing protein 62 isoform X1: MSLLLMDEGKGLFPSNGRASASFPLSNDTSAELWHSTPVKNRNGGDSLDAIPLSVASSFKMDSTAKQWAKQTTPIPADTLCPPSSQYTEFPVNDPSSCTIQRQRRELQLLMAELKDRERELNTMASSHHKQLLAWEQDRQRVLALEQRCARFDDELQKRNEVIRILTKRVWVVETREEEVQKQLSLAKQHLCEQQNISQKYQDFEEKNQSLNSTVMALSTQVGSLQVREEELSSMLKLKEKDVVEASGHLVDLTARLRDLETSLTESRSRESKLQRDSEENKRRYKEARHEITHLKEDLQQQVTQSSTQREEIIRLKQELQLLRRDLALSGEGDSWRDELLELARSKQERTMSELHCIRQVCENQRNDLQLLQLNLESTREILREKNSQGTPGSQEELRCLCVDSRSPPSLRVKNSRLLNDAASPPAANLHTRVNSDLQDFSEHSIDGDDPLSSCSLQQMLNESKQVHSSVHSNSVPSISCRTTEPLYSHTSPASHNHHHYQISPTYKATETPPNPCPRHHRPFGRLDFN, encoded by the exons ATGTCACTGTTGTTGATGGACGAAGGAAAAGGACTGTTCCCTTCCAATGGAAGAGCCTCAGCCTCTTTCCCCTTGTCAAATG ATACTTCCGCTGAGCTTTGGCATAGCACTCCAGTTAAAAAT AGAAATGGTGGTGATTCGCTGGATGCCATCCCACTATCTGTCGCTAGTAGCTTCAAGATGGACAGCACAGCAAAACAGTGGGCCAAACAAACAACTCCTATACCAGCAGACACCCTCTGTCCACCCAGCTCGCAGTACACTGAG TTTCCTGTGAATGACCCGAGTAGCTGCACCATccagaggcagaggagggagcTCCAGCTGCTGATGGCGGAGCTGAAGGACAGGGAAAGGGAGCTGAACACTATGGCTTCCTCCCATCACAAGCAGCTTCTTGCCTGGGAACAAGACCGGCAGAGGGTGCTAGCCTTAGAGCAGAGGTGTGCCCGTTTTGATG atgagTTGCAGAAGCGTAACGAGGTGATCAGAATCCTGACTAAGCGTGTGTGGGTGGTGGAAACCAGGGAGGAGGAGGTCCAGAAGCAGCTCAGCTTAGCCAAACAGCATCTCTGTGAGCAGCAGAACATCAGCCAAAAATATCAAGACTTTGAG GAGAAGAACCAGAGTCTGAACTCCACGGTCATGGCTCTGTCTACTCAAGTGGGCTCCCTGCAGGTCAGGGAGGAAGAACTGAGCTCTATGCTCAAACTCAAG GAGAAAGATGTGGTTGAGGCCTCTGGTCATTTGGTCGACCTCACAGCGAGGCTGCGAGATCTGGAGACTTCGCTAACAGAGAGTCGCTCCCGAGAGAGCAAACTCCAGAGAGACTCTGAGGAAAACAAACGTCGCTACAAAGAGGCCAGGCATGAGATCACACACCTTAAAg AGGatctgcagcagcaggttaCACAGAGCAGCACTCAGAGGGAGGAGATCATCCGCCTGAAACAGGAGCTCCAGCTGCTGCGCAGAGATCTGGCCTTGTCAG GTGAGGGAGACAGCTGGAGAGACGAGCTGCTGGAACTGGCTCGCTCCAAACAGGAACGCACCATGTCAGAGCTGCACTGCATACGACAG gtGTGTGAGAATCAGCGTAAtgacctgcagctgctgcagttAAACCTGGAGAGTACCCGTGAGAttctgagggagaagaacagTCAGGGAACACCGGGCAG TCAGGAGGAGTTAAGATGTCTCTGTGTGGACAGCCGGTCCCCTCCATCACTCAGAGTGAAGAACTCCAGACTTTTAAATGACGCCGCCTCTCCACCAGCAGCCAATCTGCACACCAGGGTGAACAGTGACCTGCAAGACTTCTCAGAACACTCCATTGAT GGTGATGATCCTCTGTCCAGCTGTTCTCTGCAGCAGATGTTAAATGAGTCCAAGCAGGTCCACAGCTCTGTTCACAGTAACAGTGTCCCCTCTATAAGCTGCCGGACCACTGAGCCTCTTTACTCACATACGAGCCCGGCATCCCACAACCACCACCATTACCAAATCTCCCCGACCTATAAG GCAACTGAGACTCCACCCAATCCCTGCCCTCGTCACCACCGGCCATTTGGAAGGCTTGATTTTAACTGA
- the ccdc62 gene encoding coiled-coil domain-containing protein 62 isoform X2, which yields MEEPQPLSPCQMRNGGDSLDAIPLSVASSFKMDSTAKQWAKQTTPIPADTLCPPSSQYTEFPVNDPSSCTIQRQRRELQLLMAELKDRERELNTMASSHHKQLLAWEQDRQRVLALEQRCARFDDELQKRNEVIRILTKRVWVVETREEEVQKQLSLAKQHLCEQQNISQKYQDFEEKNQSLNSTVMALSTQVGSLQVREEELSSMLKLKEKDVVEASGHLVDLTARLRDLETSLTESRSRESKLQRDSEENKRRYKEARHEITHLKEDLQQQVTQSSTQREEIIRLKQELQLLRRDLALSGEGDSWRDELLELARSKQERTMSELHCIRQVCENQRNDLQLLQLNLESTREILREKNSQGTPGSQEELRCLCVDSRSPPSLRVKNSRLLNDAASPPAANLHTRVNSDLQDFSEHSIDGDDPLSSCSLQQMLNESKQVHSSVHSNSVPSISCRTTEPLYSHTSPASHNHHHYQISPTYKATETPPNPCPRHHRPFGRLDFN from the exons ATGGAAGAGCCTCAGCCTCTTTCCCCTTGTCAAATG AGAAATGGTGGTGATTCGCTGGATGCCATCCCACTATCTGTCGCTAGTAGCTTCAAGATGGACAGCACAGCAAAACAGTGGGCCAAACAAACAACTCCTATACCAGCAGACACCCTCTGTCCACCCAGCTCGCAGTACACTGAG TTTCCTGTGAATGACCCGAGTAGCTGCACCATccagaggcagaggagggagcTCCAGCTGCTGATGGCGGAGCTGAAGGACAGGGAAAGGGAGCTGAACACTATGGCTTCCTCCCATCACAAGCAGCTTCTTGCCTGGGAACAAGACCGGCAGAGGGTGCTAGCCTTAGAGCAGAGGTGTGCCCGTTTTGATG atgagTTGCAGAAGCGTAACGAGGTGATCAGAATCCTGACTAAGCGTGTGTGGGTGGTGGAAACCAGGGAGGAGGAGGTCCAGAAGCAGCTCAGCTTAGCCAAACAGCATCTCTGTGAGCAGCAGAACATCAGCCAAAAATATCAAGACTTTGAG GAGAAGAACCAGAGTCTGAACTCCACGGTCATGGCTCTGTCTACTCAAGTGGGCTCCCTGCAGGTCAGGGAGGAAGAACTGAGCTCTATGCTCAAACTCAAG GAGAAAGATGTGGTTGAGGCCTCTGGTCATTTGGTCGACCTCACAGCGAGGCTGCGAGATCTGGAGACTTCGCTAACAGAGAGTCGCTCCCGAGAGAGCAAACTCCAGAGAGACTCTGAGGAAAACAAACGTCGCTACAAAGAGGCCAGGCATGAGATCACACACCTTAAAg AGGatctgcagcagcaggttaCACAGAGCAGCACTCAGAGGGAGGAGATCATCCGCCTGAAACAGGAGCTCCAGCTGCTGCGCAGAGATCTGGCCTTGTCAG GTGAGGGAGACAGCTGGAGAGACGAGCTGCTGGAACTGGCTCGCTCCAAACAGGAACGCACCATGTCAGAGCTGCACTGCATACGACAG gtGTGTGAGAATCAGCGTAAtgacctgcagctgctgcagttAAACCTGGAGAGTACCCGTGAGAttctgagggagaagaacagTCAGGGAACACCGGGCAG TCAGGAGGAGTTAAGATGTCTCTGTGTGGACAGCCGGTCCCCTCCATCACTCAGAGTGAAGAACTCCAGACTTTTAAATGACGCCGCCTCTCCACCAGCAGCCAATCTGCACACCAGGGTGAACAGTGACCTGCAAGACTTCTCAGAACACTCCATTGAT GGTGATGATCCTCTGTCCAGCTGTTCTCTGCAGCAGATGTTAAATGAGTCCAAGCAGGTCCACAGCTCTGTTCACAGTAACAGTGTCCCCTCTATAAGCTGCCGGACCACTGAGCCTCTTTACTCACATACGAGCCCGGCATCCCACAACCACCACCATTACCAAATCTCCCCGACCTATAAG GCAACTGAGACTCCACCCAATCCCTGCCCTCGTCACCACCGGCCATTTGGAAGGCTTGATTTTAACTGA
- the LOC134868236 gene encoding huntingtin-interacting protein 1-related protein-like, with amino-acid sequence MSKTKNKSDNKTEKALAAEKEQFAKQQLHSISKTLVSGETPLKEKYVRNIIMGTYKESGAATFWSYTLNLPLSSNSMICWKFCYLLHKVLRGGHRNVVRDSHRYCRNVKDMGVLWGSLHDRYGHIVALSAKFLCLKMEFHAKHKLIPGNLEASDETLDKETGNDKNKVLDMTQELMDYLDAGLKMEETVLRQLDANGAKSNTPAGQCRLTPLIPLVLDCSFLYHFTVLQMFKLHSCLAPDILLGHRERFRDLFNSLKQFFDRARETEFFKTVIQIPDLPDAPPNFLRAAALAEYKRAVVVIPNEERTDGEEVEPQPETREVPQYYLLNQMGPPGVSVDHRETENEGLKRELEALKPELQLIKSEARRCLTELKAQVNRLEAEVEEERNHKHMAMVEKEHLRMEVEALRCANVANVGAQIGYKEADHRAQAAELRFTQLKERHAELITSHADLMKKNAETVKLFSGTKHGHDDLLRSKQQLENELENLRRENSNMMNQQQQEFQRLNKELLEQSAELALLRSALDNKEKEGSHVSSSLAALQAERDVLLRSAREKDVELSSLRQQAQQQQGSQDLERDRLQRELAALRAQLQQQLTINAEQKLEIDRLRRELDSTRLELNRANGALQSKEMSGTQLSSSLAGLQAEREVLLRSMRDQEAELNSLRQQAQLHHSSLEQERQRSSMEVGSLHAQIQQQASRESELSKKLQDEQFCLLQCAVVEAEGIILDAVAKLDDPIHLSCISSPDYLINRAEITLGSIDKMQQSHVVYLGNRNDASGLLRAVTQFSHLTADTIVNGAATSHSAPTDQADRLTDSCRDCANHCLQFLKDLKIQASLQRADPSAVRFTVQRLLGLAQDLRPKGHDLQKGELAYLVDKEMIATSTAIEEAVLRMDEILTQAKRDTSGIKLEVNQSILGSCSDLMKAVHMLVTASTDLQKDIVEGGRGAASVTEFYAKNSRWTEGLISASKAVGWGATQLLDSADRVVAEKGAYEELIVCSHEVAASTAQLVAASKVKADRNNKKLQTLKQASRHVNDMAAVVVTSTKHGQQKISVPVSMDFTGRSVIKLKTEEMEVQVRVLQLESELEQERVRLGELRKKHYELNSSVDEADEDADSFPPPPPPTLLDSPTANVSIPQTQPYISTQKFSDTNPFAPAQTQPQSYTPTLPQAQTYTPSTSSEMYTPSLTSTSSEIFPPSLTSTSSQIYTPSLTSTSSEIFPPSLTSTSSQIYTPSLTSNSSQIYTPSLTSTSSQIYTPSQPYTLPQTYTPSQPFIPSSPYTPPQPYTPSTTYLNPQSYSLSTPSTQTSPSLSRPQSPSLARANPQNAETTKPASRKSNIFTKSGNLLKNAFKRSETGTGES; translated from the exons ATgagcaaaacaaagaacaaaagcGATAATAAGACGGAAAAAGCGTTGGCTGCGGAGAAAGAGCAGTTCGCTAAACAACAG CTCCACAGCATCAGCAAAACTCTCGTCTCCGGAGAAACTCCACTTAAAGAGAAATATGTGCGCA ATATTATCATGGGAACGTATAAGGAGAGTGGAGCCGCCACCTTCTGGTCCTACACCCTCAACCTGCCTCTCTCCAGTAACTCCATGATCTGCTGGAAGTTCTGCTACCTGCTGCACAAAGTACTCCGGGGGGGGCACAGAAAT GTCGTTAGAGACTCTCACAGATACTGTCGCAACGTCAAAGACATGGGCGTTCTCTGG GGAAGCTTGCATGATCGATACGGCCACATTGTTGCACTGTCTGCAAAATTCCTCTGCCTCAAAATGGAATTTCATGCAAAG CACAAGCTGATCCCAGGCAACCTGGAGGCCAGTGATGAGACTTTGGACAAGGAAACCggaaatgacaaaaacaaagt GTTGGATATGACACAGGAACTGATGGATTACCTGGATGCTGGACTgaagatggaggagacag TTCTGCGTCAGCTTGATGCCAACGGCGCCAAATCTAATACTCCAGCTGGACAGTGCAGACTGACTCCTCTGATTCCTCTTGTACTGGACTGCAGCTTCCTCTACCACTTCACTGTCCTGCAGATGTTCAAACTGCACAGCT GCTTGGCTCCAGATATTCTTCTTGGACATCGAGAGCGGTTCCGAGATCTTTTTAACAG CCTCAAACAGTTCTTTGACAGAGCCAGAGAAACTGAGTTTTTTAAAACTGTCATCCAGATCCCAGATCTCCCAGAT GCTCCACCAAACTTCCTCCGTGCTGCTGCCTTGGCTGAATATAAGAGGGCGGTGGTGGTGATACCAAACGAGGAGCGTACTGATGGAGAAGAAGTAGAGCCGCAACCAGAGACGAGAGAAGTGCCACAG TACTATTTGCTAAACCAAATGGGACCTCCGGGTGTCTCAGTGGATCATAGGGAAACAGAAAACGAGGGTCTGAAGAGAGAGTTGGAGGCTCTCAAACCAGAACTACAACTCATCAAGTCTGAG GCTAGGAGGTGTTTAACTGAGTTGAAGGCTCAGGTGAATCGCCTGGAGGCCGAGGTCGAGGAGGAGCGTAACCACAAACATATGGCCATGGTGGAAAAGGAGCACCTGCGGATGGAGGTGGAGGCTTTACGGTGCGCTAATGTCGCCAACGTCGGGGCTCAGATCGGATACAAGGAGGCAGACC ATCGAGCTCAGGCAGCAGAGCTTCGTTTCACTCAACTCAAAGAGAGACATGCAGAGCTCATCACCAGTCATGCTGACTTAATGAAAAAG aatgCAGAAACAGTGAAGTTGTTCTCTGGTACAAAGCATGGTCACGATGATTTGCTGAGAAGCAAACAGCAGTTGGAGAACGAGCTGGAAAATCTACGACGGGAGAACAGTAACATG AtgaatcagcagcagcaggagtttCAGCGCCTCAACAAAGAGCTTCTTGAGCAAAGTGCCGAGCTGGCTCTCCTTCGCAGCGCGCTGGACAATAAAGAGAAG GAGGGTTCTCATGTCAGCAGCAGCCTGGCAGCTCTGCAGGCGGAGCGAGACGTGTTGCTGCGCTCCGCCAGAGAAAAAGATGTGGAGCTCTCCTCTCTGAGAcagcaggcccagcagcagcagggctcCCAGGACCTGGAGAGAGACCGGCTGCAGCGAGAGCTGGCGGCCCTCAGAgcgcagctgcagcagcag CTCACCATCAATGCAGAGCAGAAGTTGGAGATCGACCGTCTGAGAAGAGAGCTGGACTCAACACGATTGGAGTTAAATCGAGCAAACGGCGCCCTGCAGAGCAAAGAAATG AGTGGGACCCAGCTGAGCAGTTCTCTCGCAGGGTTGCAGGCGGAGAGGGAGGTGCTGCTGCGCTCTATGAGGGACCAGGAGGCGGAGCTGAACTCCCTCCGGCAGCAGGCTCAGCTCCACCACAGCTCCCTTGAgcaggagaggcagaggagcaGCATGGAAGTGGGGAGTCTACATGCCCAAATACAGCAACag GCGTCTCGTGAGAGTGAGCTATCCAAGAAGCTGCAGGACGAGCAGTTCTGCCTCCTGCAGTGTGCTGTGGTGGAGGCCGAGGGAATCATACTGGATGCTGTGGCCAAACTGGACGACCCCATTCACCTCAGCTGCATCAGCTCGCCTG attATTTGATAAATCGAGCTGAAATCACTCTGGGTTCAATAGATAAGATGCAGCAGAGTCACGTGGTTTACCTGGGAAACAGGAATG ATGCCAGTGGTTTGCTGAGAGCGGTCACACAGTTCTCTCACCTCACTGCTGACACCATTGTTAACGGAGCAGCAACATCTCACTCTGCTCCCACCGACCAGGCTGACC GTTTGACTGACAGCTGTCGGGATTGTGCAAATCACTGCCTTCAGTTCTTGAAGGATCTGAAGATTCAGGCCAGTTTGCAGCGAGCAGATCCCTCCGCCGTGCGCTTCACTGTCCAACGCCTCCTCGGATTGGCACAA GATCTGCGTCCAAAAGGGCATGATCTGCAGAAAGGAGAGCTGGCCTACCTGGTGGATAAGGAGATGATCGCCACATCAACTGCCATTGAAGAGGCTGTGCTGAGAATGGAC GAGATACTCACTCAGGCAAAGAGAGACACTTCTGGGATCAAACTGGAGGTCAACCAGAG TATCCTGGGATCCTGTTCAGACCTGATGAAG gcCGTTCACATGCTGGTTACAGCTTCTACTGACCTGCAAAAAGACATTGTGGAAGGAGGCAGG GGAGCAGCATCTGTTACAGAATTTTATGCCAAGAACTCTCGCTGGACAGAGGGTCTTATCTCTGCCTCTAAAGCTGTCGGCTGGGGCGCCACACAGCTGCT AGACTCAGCGGACCGGGTGGTGGCTGAAAAAGGAGCCTACGAGGAGCTCATCGTATGTTCACATGAGGTCGCTGCGAGCACGGCTCAGCTCGTTGCTGCCTCGAAG GTGAAGGCCGACCGTAACAACAAGAAGCTGCAAACCCTGAAGCAGGCCTCGCGTCACGTTAATGACATGGCTGCTGTGGTCGTCACCTCCACTAAACACGGGCAGCAGAAGATCTCTGTCCCAG TTTCGATGGACTTCACTGGCAGATCTGTGATCAAACTGAAAACGGAGGAGATGGAGGTTCAG GTGAGGGTTCTGCAGCTGGAGAGTgagctggagcaggagagggTCCGTTTGGGGGAGCTGAGGAAGAAGCACTACGAGCTCAACTCCTCTGTCGATGAAGCAGACGAAGATGCTGATAGCTTCCCACCGCCGCCACCACCTACTCTGCTCGATTCCCCGACAGCAAATGTGTCCATCCCACAGACACAGCCTTACATAAGCACACAGAAATTCTCAGACACTAATCCATTTGCCCCAGCTCAAACACAGCCTCAGTCATACACACCAACACTACCACAGGCGCAGACCTACACCCCTTCCACCTCCTCTGAAATGTACACCCCTTCCCTAACTTCCACCTCTTCTGAAATCTTCCCCCCTTCCCTAACGTCCACCTCTTCTCAAATCTACACCCCTTCCCTAACTTCCACCTCTTCTGAAATCTTCCCCCCTTCCCTAACGTCCACCTCTTCTCAAATCTACACCCCTTCCTTAACTTCCAATTCCTCTCAAATCTACACTCCTTCCCTGACATCTACTTCCTCTCAAATTTACACCCCTTCCCAACCATATACACTTCCTCAGACCTACACACCCTCTCAGCCTTTCATCCCGTCTTCGCCCTACACACCACCTCAGCCCTACACACCAAGCACAACTTACTTAAACCCTCAGTCTTACTCACTGTCAACGCCCTCCACTCAAACCTCCCCCAGCCTCTCCCGGCCTCAGTCTCCGTCTCTGGCACGGGCGAACCCGCAGAACGCAGAGACCACCAAACCAGCCTCAAGAAAATCCAACATCTTTACCAAATCTGGAAACTTGCTGAAGAATGCG TTCAAAAGAAGCGAGACGGGAACAGGGGAGTCTTGA